In Ascochyta rabiei chromosome 18, complete sequence, one DNA window encodes the following:
- a CDS encoding Choline dehydrogenase — MNSSDPFAPPVINPNYLTTEFDQYAAVQAMKDAFTVLGSKAFEGCIGDPYGPLANLTSDQDYLKYVRQHAVTINHGTGTARMAPYNADRGVVNSDLRLNGVSRLRVVDASVFPKFPECHTMAPVYIVAEITAAIIKEAHTLGI; from the coding sequence ATGAATTCGTCAGACCCCTTCGCGCCCCCGGTCATCAACCCGAACTACCTGACAACCGAATTTGACCAGTACGCTGCTGTGCAAGCCATGAAAGATGCGTTCACTGTGCTTGGTAGCAAAGCCTTTGAGGGATGTATCGGTGACCCCTATGGCCCTCTCGCAAACCTCACTTCCGACCAAGACTATCTGAAATACGTCAGGCAGCATGCTGTGACCATCAATCATGGCACGGGAACGGCGAGGATGGCGCCGTATAACGCGGACCGGGGAGTGGTAAATTCTGATTTGAGATTAAATGGAGTATCGAGACTGCGAGTCGTCGATGCAAGCGTATTTCCCAAATTTCCGGAGTGTCATACCATGGCGCCTGTGTACATTGTTGCGGAGATTACTGCAGCGATCATCAAGGAGGCACATACTCTTGGGATTTGA